A section of the Chryseobacterium ginsenosidimutans genome encodes:
- a CDS encoding tetratricopeptide repeat-containing sensor histidine kinase: MIARFIFFILFLPLPLCSQEFSKLESFKKELKKASSEEKRFELQQSLINIYRIYNPDSCFFYTQKNLELIKKNKWNSRKGKTFLGLVSYYTEKNNIKEAFKYNQESFNINTKNKDEYTLSDNYYMFGRLSHQKGEHAEAVRNYLKSIDLGTKSKNLWIVNSAYRSLAFLYLDESNKEKSFENINKALKAAQESNSQEALGFCHGVLAEINRSLGNTKEAQVHFTKAYEYFKNTQNEYGQAWLFTNWSLLDVTKLMESYQMQLKAQEIWDKTSPNHYMSVANHYNIAYTYLDFYKQYEKYQNQLKWNKSQLLKEAQKEFEISKNIAENNNNKQWVMFNYLGMSELSRLQGNLDGYAQNIQEYYNTRDSIYSQSRKNEMAKLESQKIVEQKNKEIIFNKLIIKNKERERLYYILALFSLLTIGILMFFLYKQSKKNSNRLQKLNIELDKANKINMKFFGILNHDLRSPVAGLIHFLHLQKEAPEMMDDETKKRLEDKVINASEKLLQQMEDLLLWSKGQMDHFSSEIKTVFIKDIFKDIEENFSWVENIDFKFDFPENMSILTDQEYLKTITRNLTGNAVKVLEQKEGDKTILWKAFSDENKNYISITDNGEGASVEKFKALFDDSVTIGTKKGLGLHLIRDLSRVINMEIDVKTEQNHGSTITLSTKKV; this comes from the coding sequence ATGATTGCAAGATTTATTTTCTTTATTCTATTCTTGCCATTACCATTATGTTCGCAGGAGTTTTCGAAACTTGAGTCTTTCAAAAAAGAGCTTAAAAAAGCTTCTTCAGAAGAAAAGCGTTTTGAGTTGCAACAAAGTTTAATCAATATTTATAGAATTTATAATCCCGACAGTTGTTTTTTTTATACTCAAAAGAATCTTGAATTAATCAAAAAAAATAAGTGGAATTCCAGAAAAGGAAAAACTTTTTTGGGCTTAGTAAGTTACTATACCGAAAAAAATAATATCAAGGAGGCTTTTAAGTATAATCAGGAATCTTTCAATATTAATACAAAAAACAAAGACGAATATACTTTGTCCGACAATTATTATATGTTCGGAAGGCTTTCTCATCAAAAAGGAGAACATGCCGAAGCTGTCAGAAACTATTTAAAATCAATTGATTTAGGTACAAAAAGTAAAAACTTATGGATTGTCAATTCAGCGTACAGAAGTCTGGCTTTTCTTTATCTTGACGAATCGAATAAAGAAAAATCTTTCGAAAACATCAATAAAGCACTGAAAGCGGCTCAGGAATCCAATTCGCAGGAAGCATTAGGATTTTGTCATGGTGTTTTGGCGGAAATCAACAGAAGTCTGGGAAATACGAAAGAAGCTCAGGTACATTTTACAAAAGCATACGAATATTTTAAAAATACACAGAATGAATACGGTCAGGCATGGCTTTTCACCAATTGGTCGCTATTGGATGTTACTAAATTGATGGAAAGCTATCAAATGCAACTGAAAGCACAGGAAATTTGGGACAAAACTTCACCCAATCATTATATGTCGGTTGCCAATCATTATAATATCGCTTATACGTACCTGGATTTTTATAAACAATACGAAAAATATCAAAATCAGCTGAAATGGAATAAAAGTCAGCTTTTAAAAGAGGCCCAAAAAGAATTTGAGATCAGTAAAAATATTGCCGAAAACAATAATAACAAGCAATGGGTGATGTTTAATTATCTTGGAATGTCAGAATTAAGCAGACTGCAAGGCAATCTTGATGGTTACGCCCAAAATATTCAGGAATATTACAATACAAGAGATTCGATCTATTCTCAAAGCAGGAAAAATGAAATGGCAAAACTAGAGAGCCAGAAAATTGTCGAACAAAAGAATAAAGAAATCATTTTTAATAAACTGATTATCAAAAACAAAGAAAGAGAAAGATTATATTATATTTTAGCCCTTTTTTCATTGCTGACAATCGGAATTTTAATGTTTTTCCTATATAAACAATCAAAAAAGAATAGCAACAGACTTCAAAAACTGAATATAGAACTTGACAAAGCCAACAAAATCAATATGAAATTCTTTGGAATCCTCAATCATGATCTTCGCAGTCCCGTCGCAGGATTAATTCATTTCCTTCATCTTCAGAAAGAAGCCCCAGAAATGATGGATGATGAAACAAAAAAGCGCCTTGAGGATAAAGTAATCAATGCTTCCGAAAAACTGCTGCAGCAGATGGAAGACCTTCTTCTATGGAGCAAAGGTCAGATGGATCATTTTTCTTCAGAAATAAAAACTGTTTTTATCAAAGATATTTTTAAAGATATTGAAGAAAATTTTTCCTGGGTAGAAAATATTGATTTTAAGTTTGATTTCCCTGAAAACATGAGCATTTTAACAGATCAGGAATACCTTAAAACCATCACAAGAAATTTAACCGGAAATGCCGTAAAAGTGTTAGAGCAAAAAGAAGGTGATAAAACAATTCTCTGGAAAGCTTTTTCGGACGAAAACAAAAACTATATCAGTATTACAGACAACGGCGAAGGTGCTTCAGTAGAAAAATTTAAAGCTCTATTTGACGACAGCGTAACGATCGGAACAAAAAAAGGACTGGGGCTACATCTTATCAGAGATCTTTCCAGAGTAATTAATATGGAAATTGATGTAAAAACAGAACAAAATCATGGAAGCACGATTACATTAAGCACCAAAAAAGTCTAA
- a CDS encoding T9SS type A sorting domain-containing protein produces the protein MKRTSIQCFFIIWLLIPVGLLKAQSAVMTTGANATGSNGSVSYSVGQTAYLVKGSNREISEGVQQVYEITTLATSETSASAEESILLYPNPFKDYIYLDFTTNSFKGSEYQLFDVAGKLIKKDKITESKSELNFSSLPSAMYIIRINQEGKNIKTFKIIKK, from the coding sequence ATGAAAAGAACATCTATTCAATGCTTCTTTATCATTTGGCTCCTCATTCCCGTCGGACTGCTGAAAGCACAATCGGCGGTCATGACGACAGGAGCAAATGCAACGGGAAGCAACGGCTCGGTTTCTTACAGTGTAGGGCAGACCGCTTATCTTGTGAAAGGCAGCAACCGGGAAATTTCTGAAGGCGTACAACAGGTCTACGAAATCACTACACTCGCTACCAGTGAAACCTCAGCGTCAGCTGAAGAAAGCATTTTATTGTATCCTAATCCTTTTAAAGATTATATATATCTGGATTTTACAACGAACAGCTTCAAAGGCTCCGAATATCAGCTTTTTGATGTAGCCGGCAAGCTTATTAAAAAGGATAAAATTACCGAATCTAAATCTGAACTGAATTTTTCTTCTCTCCCGTCCGCAATGTATATCATCAGGATCAATCAGGAAGGTAAAAACATAAAAACATTCAAAATCATTAAAAAATAA